In Glandiceps talaboti chromosome 14, keGlaTala1.1, whole genome shotgun sequence, a single genomic region encodes these proteins:
- the LOC144445603 gene encoding putative peptidase C1-like protein F26E4.3: protein MKATFVLGLSLIVSLINIHVTTAQWCSERSPTNCCKGRDDSCTVPYKGIMCYCDIFCNHTITDCCPDFFPTCHGIENPLKTQGVCYHNNKEYPVGTSINDNCNKCICQKNGVDSFAFSCENIVCLIQRDLLDDVNDADFGWEASNYTSFWGMTLKEGVKYRLGTLQADGVVARMTDIDMDYDESLIPESFDAREKWPGLVHGIMDQGDCGCSWAFSTTGVASDRLSIQSKGSMTMMLSPQHLLSCNTRRQRGCQGGYLDRAWWYMRKRGVVSHDCYPYDNGHQDKKGSCAMPSKNVGSCPGGRWVDNDLYRCTPPYRISAKEKDIQHEIMENGPVQATFQVKEDFFMYKRGVYQYTRLADSHKRAVGHHSVKIIGWGSEYSYFGKELKYWLCANSWGTSWGENGYFKIARGENECGIESFVLGVWGKVDEMSRIGGLNKLTRRPSRKRKRKFKRSTLGIFDWLFDYDM from the exons ATGAAGGCAACTTTTGTCCTCGGTTTGTCATTAATCGTCTCATTAATTAACATCCACGTAACAACAGCACAATGGTGCAGTGAGCGATCACCAACCAACTGTTGCAAAGGAAGGGATGATTCGTGTACCGTGCCGTACAAGGGGATAATGTGCTACtgtgatatattttgtaacCATACTATTACCGACTGTTGTCCTGATTTCTTCCCTACCTGTCATGGAATAGAGAACCCACTTAAAACCCAGG GTGTCTGCTATCATAATAATAAGGAATACCCAGTTGGTACTTCTATCAATGACAACTGTAATAAATG tatttgtcaaaaaaatggAGTTGACAGCTTTGCATTTAGCTGTGAAAACATTGTGTGTTTAATTCAAAGAGATCTACTCGATGACGTCAATGACGCAGACTTCGG ATGGGAAGCTAGTAACTACACATCATTTTGGGGTATGACGTTGAAGGAGGGTGTCAAATACAGATTGGGAACCTTACAGGCCGATGGAGTAGTTGCCCGGATGACCGATATTGACATGGATTACGACGAGAGCCTAATTCCTGAAAGCTTTGATGCTCGGGAAAAGTGGCCTGGCTTAGTGCATGGAATAATGGACCAGGGAGACTGTGGATGTTCATGGGCATTTTCAACAACAG GTGTTGCGTCAGACAGGCTTTCTATCCAATCAAAGGGGTCAATGACAATGATGCTGTCGCCACAACATCTACTCTCGTGTAATACGAGACGTCAACGTGGTTGCCAAGGCGGGTACCTTGACAGAGCTTGGTGGTACATGCGAAAACGAGG agTTGTTTCTCACGACTGTTATCCATACGACAACGGGCACCAAGACAAGAAAGGATCGTGTGCGATGCCATCCAAAAATGTGGGTTCTTGTCCTGGTGGTCGATGGGTTGACAACGACCTGTACCGCTGTACACCACCTTACCGGATATCTGCAAAG GAGAAAGATATTCAACATGAAATTATGGAGAATGGACCAGTGCAAG caACATTTCAAGTAAAAGAAGACTTCTTTATGTACAAAAGAGGTGTTTACCAATATACGCGATTAGCTGATAGTCATAAACGAGCTGTTGGTCACCATTCTGTTAAAATCATTGGTTGGGGTTCAGAATACAGCTATTTCGGTAAAGAACTCAAATACTGG CTCTGTGCAAACTCATGGGGTACATCTTGGGGTGAAAATGGCTACTTCAAGATTGCACGAGGTGAGAACGAATGTGGTATCGAATCATTTGTCCTTGGTGTCTGGGGCAAAGTGGATGAAATGTCACGGATCGGCGGTCTGAACAAATTAACCAGGAGACCATCAAGGAAACGTAAGCGGAAGTTCAAGAGGTCAACTCTCGGcatatttgattggctgtttgATTATGACATGTAA